One window from the genome of Pelecanus crispus isolate bPelCri1 chromosome 13, bPelCri1.pri, whole genome shotgun sequence encodes:
- the LAMP2 gene encoding lysosome-associated membrane glycoprotein 2 isoform X3, giving the protein MEPRRSSPPLLLLLLLLGASGFFQSYAVEVDVKDASNATCLYAKWMMRFLIKYETNSSDYKNATLNLSSGVTHNGSVCGNDTQAALLAVQFGEGHSWSINFTKTNETYQGEFITFTYNTNDTAVFPDAKRKGPITIFVKDTMHPVQLNNVFVCHNTDFLEAENVTQIFWNVTVQPFVQNGTISKKESRCRADMPTSAPTVPPTIANVTTAPTTTLSPAPTTAPKPVENPDTGNYSLKSGNTTCLLATVGLQLNVSQDKPHLINVNPKTTTADGACGNTTATLKLNDGNSTLIGFTFVKNTSASVQKFYLKEVNVTLLNHLNGSVISNADNSNFSEWDAFLGSSYMCRKEQTLKINEDLQVHTFNLWIQPFLVKANKFSTAQECSLDDDSILIPIVVGAALAGLIAIIVVAYIIGRRKSYAGYQTL; this is encoded by the exons GTTTTTTCCAGTCCTATGCAGTGGAAGTAGATGTAAAGGATGCCTCTAATGCTACATGCCTGTATGCAAAATGGATGATGAGATTCTTgataaaatatgaaacaaacaGTAGTGATTAT aaaaatGCAACCTTGAATTTGTCATCTGGGGTGACACACAATGGAAGTGTCTGTGGCAATGACACCCAAGCTGCGCTTCTGGCAGTACAGTTTGGAGAAGGTCACTCTTGGAGCATCAACTTTACAAAAACCAATGAAACTTACCAGGGGGAATTCATCACATTTACCTACAACACCAATGATACTGCTGTATTTCCTGATGCTAAAAGAAAAG GACCGATTACTATTTTTGTAAAGGATACTATGCATCCAGTTCAACTGAATAATGTCTTCGTGTGTCATAATACTGACTTTCTTGAAGCAGAAAACGTAACACAGATTTTCTGGAATGTTACTGTGCAGCCTTTTGTTCAGAATGGCACAATCAGTAAAAAAG agtCTAGATGTCGTGCTGATATGCCTACTTCTGCACCTACTGTTCCGCCTACTATTGCCAATGTAACTACTGCACCTACCACCACTTTATCGCCTGCTCCAACCACTGCTCCCAAACCTGTGGAGAACCCAGACACAGGAAACTATTCTCTTAAAAGTGGAAATACAACTTGTCTTCTGGCTACTGTGGGGCTGCAGCTGAATGTTTCCCAAGACAAG CCTCATCTGATCAATGTCAACCCAAAGACAACTACTGCAGATGGCGCGTGTGGTAACACAACAGCTACTCTGAAATTGAATGATGGAAATAGCACATTGATTGGTTTCACATTTGTT aaaaatacaagtgcAAGCGTACAGAAATTTTATCTGAAAGAGGTGAATGTTACACTGCTCAACCATCTGAATGGTTCTG TAATTTCAAATGCAGATAACAGCAATTTCAGCGAGTGGGATGCTTTCCTTGGTAGTTCTTACATGTGCCGAAAAGAGCAAACTCTTAAGATTAATGAAGATCTTCAAGTACATACCTTTAATCTATGGATTCAGCCATTCCTTGTGAAGGCAAATAAGTTCTCTACAG CCCAGGAGTGTTCGCTGGATGATGACAGCATTCTAATCCCAATTGTAGTTGGTGCTGCACTTGCTGGCTTGATTGCCATTATAGTGGTTGCTTACATAattggcagaagaaaaagctatgCTGGATATCAAACTTTGTGA
- the LAMP2 gene encoding lysosome-associated membrane glycoprotein 2 isoform X2, whose amino-acid sequence MEPRRSSPPLLLLLLLLGASGFFQSYAVEVDVKDASNATCLYAKWMMRFLIKYETNSSDYKNATLNLSSGVTHNGSVCGNDTQAALLAVQFGEGHSWSINFTKTNETYQGEFITFTYNTNDTAVFPDAKRKGPITIFVKDTMHPVQLNNVFVCHNTDFLEAENVTQIFWNVTVQPFVQNGTISKKESRCRADMPTSAPTVPPTIANVTTAPTTTLSPAPTTAPKPVENPDTGNYSLKSGNTTCLLATVGLQLNVSQDKPHLINVNPKTTTADGACGNTTATLKLNDGNSTLIGFTFVVKNTSASVQKFYLKEVNVTLLNHLNGSVISNADNSNFSEWDAFLGSSYMCRKEQTLKINEDLQVHTFNLWIQPFLVKANKFSTAQECSLDDDSILIPIVVGAALAGLIAIIVVAYIIGRRKSYAGYQTL is encoded by the exons GTTTTTTCCAGTCCTATGCAGTGGAAGTAGATGTAAAGGATGCCTCTAATGCTACATGCCTGTATGCAAAATGGATGATGAGATTCTTgataaaatatgaaacaaacaGTAGTGATTAT aaaaatGCAACCTTGAATTTGTCATCTGGGGTGACACACAATGGAAGTGTCTGTGGCAATGACACCCAAGCTGCGCTTCTGGCAGTACAGTTTGGAGAAGGTCACTCTTGGAGCATCAACTTTACAAAAACCAATGAAACTTACCAGGGGGAATTCATCACATTTACCTACAACACCAATGATACTGCTGTATTTCCTGATGCTAAAAGAAAAG GACCGATTACTATTTTTGTAAAGGATACTATGCATCCAGTTCAACTGAATAATGTCTTCGTGTGTCATAATACTGACTTTCTTGAAGCAGAAAACGTAACACAGATTTTCTGGAATGTTACTGTGCAGCCTTTTGTTCAGAATGGCACAATCAGTAAAAAAG agtCTAGATGTCGTGCTGATATGCCTACTTCTGCACCTACTGTTCCGCCTACTATTGCCAATGTAACTACTGCACCTACCACCACTTTATCGCCTGCTCCAACCACTGCTCCCAAACCTGTGGAGAACCCAGACACAGGAAACTATTCTCTTAAAAGTGGAAATACAACTTGTCTTCTGGCTACTGTGGGGCTGCAGCTGAATGTTTCCCAAGACAAG CCTCATCTGATCAATGTCAACCCAAAGACAACTACTGCAGATGGCGCGTGTGGTAACACAACAGCTACTCTGAAATTGAATGATGGAAATAGCACATTGATTGGTTTCACATTTGTTGTT aaaaatacaagtgcAAGCGTACAGAAATTTTATCTGAAAGAGGTGAATGTTACACTGCTCAACCATCTGAATGGTTCTG TAATTTCAAATGCAGATAACAGCAATTTCAGCGAGTGGGATGCTTTCCTTGGTAGTTCTTACATGTGCCGAAAAGAGCAAACTCTTAAGATTAATGAAGATCTTCAAGTACATACCTTTAATCTATGGATTCAGCCATTCCTTGTGAAGGCAAATAAGTTCTCTACAG CCCAGGAGTGTTCGCTGGATGATGACAGCATTCTAATCCCAATTGTAGTTGGTGCTGCACTTGCTGGCTTGATTGCCATTATAGTGGTTGCTTACATAattggcagaagaaaaagctatgCTGGATATCAAACTTTGTGA